In Phaeobacter porticola, one DNA window encodes the following:
- the ccoG gene encoding cytochrome c oxidase accessory protein CcoG: MSDSDPAPSLYAAREPIFPRRVSGPFRNLKWYIMAVTLGIYYLTPWIRWDRGPALPDQAVLLDLANRRFYFFWIEIWPHEFYFVAGLLIMAGLGLFLFTSALGRVWCGYTCPQTVWTDLFILVERWIEGDRNARLRLHRQKNLDFRKARLRVTKWVAWLLIGLATGGAWVFYFADAPTLLWDLVTGNAHPVAYTTMAILTGTTFLFGGFAREQICIYACPWPRIQAAMMDEDTLTVGYREWRGEPRGKPRKTDEPGLVHGDCIDCMACVNVCPMGIDIRDGQQMECITCALCIDACDDVMERIGKPRGLIDYMALSDEANERAGQPPKNIWKHILRPRTIMYTTLWGAVGLALIFALFIRSDIELTVAPVRNPTFVTLSDGSIRNTYDVRLRNKSGEPRPFELSIKGTPDMRLTLEGVDDTIVTVPADTSFLQRVYIVAPKTADAAAARSTPVRIWVTDIDNGERAHKDSSFNGSGSGQ, from the coding sequence GTGAGCGATTCCGACCCCGCCCCCAGCCTATATGCCGCCAGAGAACCGATTTTCCCGCGGCGTGTGTCCGGGCCGTTTCGAAACTTGAAATGGTATATCATGGCGGTGACGCTGGGGATCTACTACCTGACGCCCTGGATCCGCTGGGACCGGGGTCCGGCACTTCCGGATCAGGCGGTTTTGCTGGATCTGGCCAACCGGCGCTTTTATTTCTTCTGGATCGAAATCTGGCCACATGAATTCTACTTCGTCGCCGGCCTGCTGATCATGGCCGGGCTGGGGTTGTTTCTGTTTACGTCGGCGCTTGGCCGTGTCTGGTGTGGCTACACCTGTCCGCAAACTGTCTGGACCGACCTTTTCATTCTGGTGGAACGCTGGATCGAAGGGGATCGAAACGCGCGACTGCGCCTGCACCGCCAGAAAAATCTGGATTTCAGAAAGGCGCGGCTGAGGGTGACCAAATGGGTGGCGTGGCTGTTGATTGGCCTGGCGACCGGCGGGGCTTGGGTGTTTTACTTTGCCGATGCGCCGACTTTGCTTTGGGATCTTGTCACGGGCAACGCCCATCCCGTTGCCTATACCACAATGGCAATCTTGACCGGCACCACCTTTCTCTTCGGGGGCTTTGCCCGAGAGCAAATCTGCATCTATGCCTGTCCCTGGCCGCGTATTCAGGCGGCGATGATGGATGAGGATACCTTGACCGTAGGCTACCGCGAATGGCGTGGAGAGCCGCGTGGCAAGCCTCGCAAGACCGATGAGCCCGGTCTGGTGCATGGCGACTGCATTGATTGCATGGCCTGCGTGAATGTCTGCCCGATGGGGATCGACATTCGCGACGGTCAGCAGATGGAGTGCATTACCTGTGCGCTGTGTATTGATGCCTGTGACGATGTCATGGAGCGGATCGGTAAACCACGTGGCCTGATCGACTATATGGCATTGAGCGACGAGGCAAATGAACGCGCTGGACAGCCACCAAAGAACATCTGGAAACATATCCTGCGCCCGCGCACGATCATGTATACAACGCTCTGGGGGGCTGTCGGCCTTGCCCTGATATTTGCGTTGTTCATCCGCTCCGATATAGAGTTGACGGTTGCCCCTGTCCGCAACCCAACTTTTGTCACGCTTTCTGATGGCTCAATCCGCAATACCTATGATGTCCGCCTGCGCAACAAATCGGGCGAGCCGCGTCCGTTTGAGCTGTCGATCAAGGGGACGCCTGATATGCGGCTGACCTTGGAAGGTGTGGATGATACTATTGTCACTGTGCCCGCCGACACCAGCTTTCTTCAGCGGGTTTACATCGTGGCGCCTAAAACGGCAGACGCAGCGGCGGCGCGTAGCACACCGGTGCGGATCTGGGTGACAGATATCGACAATGGCGAGCGCGCGCACAAGGATAGCAGCTTTAACGGAAGCGGGAGCGGACAATGA
- a CDS encoding transglutaminase-like domain-containing protein, with protein MSDVAHLTPSTMLDFRSPAIVRLISQRGWLGLRPSERIGAAYDFVSNEILFGYNMSDTRRASQVLADGYGQCNTKATLLMALLRGLGIPCRLHGFTIDKSLQRGVVPELVYWMAPQNILHSWVEVRLDGRWINLEGFILDNGVLVALQAAFPGRNSLCAYGAGTDCLQSPQTVWHGQDTYIQKTGINADLGLFESPDAFYAHHQQALTGLRRWLYRNGIRHWMNRRVALIRRGLVPKLPGGEATLNPSIRKRVFGVE; from the coding sequence ATGTCTGACGTCGCACACCTCACGCCATCCACCATGCTGGACTTTCGCAGCCCTGCTATCGTGAGGCTGATTAGTCAAAGAGGCTGGCTGGGGCTGCGTCCTTCTGAACGGATCGGCGCGGCTTATGATTTTGTCAGCAACGAGATCCTGTTCGGCTACAATATGTCCGACACCCGCAGGGCGTCTCAGGTGCTGGCGGATGGCTACGGTCAGTGCAACACCAAGGCAACGCTGCTAATGGCACTGCTGCGGGGCTTGGGTATTCCCTGCCGACTGCACGGTTTCACCATCGATAAGAGCCTACAACGCGGCGTAGTGCCTGAACTGGTTTACTGGATGGCGCCGCAGAATATTCTTCACTCCTGGGTTGAAGTAAGGCTGGACGGGCGGTGGATCAATCTTGAGGGGTTCATTCTCGATAACGGCGTATTGGTGGCGCTTCAGGCGGCTTTCCCAGGACGGAACTCGCTTTGTGCCTATGGCGCTGGGACGGATTGCCTACAGAGCCCGCAAACTGTTTGGCACGGCCAGGACACGTATATTCAAAAGACTGGCATCAACGCCGATCTTGGCTTGTTTGAGAGCCCGGATGCGTTCTACGCCCACCACCAACAGGCACTGACGGGGCTACGCAGATGGCTATATCGAAACGGCATCCGGCATTGGATGAACAGGCGGGTCGCCCTGATCCGACGCGGGTTGGTGCCAAAGTTGCCAGGCGGGGAGGCTACGTTGAACCCAAGCATTCGTAAGCGGGTCTTTGGGGTGGAATAA
- the ccoP gene encoding cytochrome-c oxidase, cbb3-type subunit III gives MSKKVKKFEDDPNTTGHSWDGIEEFDNPMPRWWLWTFYATIIWAIGYTVAYPAWPGIQSATAGVLGWNSRALVAEEIAAVNEANAPINSRLEEIELASITTDPELNGYAVSAGSAVFKTWCAQCHGAGAAGAKGYPNLLDDDWLWGGSMEDIHTTIAHGIRNEESDDARYSEMPAFGRDELLEKDEISQVVNYVMSLSGEAQDASQVAAGSVIFADNCASCHAEDGTGDREQGAPNLADAIWLYGGDYATLTETVHNSRYGVMPNWNTRLTEAQVRAVTAYVHQLGGGE, from the coding sequence ATGAGCAAGAAAGTGAAGAAGTTCGAGGACGATCCGAACACCACCGGCCACAGTTGGGATGGGATCGAAGAATTCGACAATCCGATGCCGCGTTGGTGGCTCTGGACTTTCTATGCCACCATTATCTGGGCCATCGGTTATACTGTTGCCTATCCAGCCTGGCCGGGGATTCAATCGGCGACGGCTGGTGTGCTGGGCTGGAATTCCCGAGCGCTGGTCGCAGAAGAAATCGCAGCCGTGAATGAGGCCAACGCCCCGATCAACAGCCGTCTGGAGGAGATTGAGCTGGCGTCTATTACCACCGATCCCGAGTTGAACGGCTATGCGGTCTCGGCTGGTTCTGCGGTGTTCAAGACCTGGTGTGCGCAGTGTCACGGTGCCGGTGCCGCCGGTGCCAAGGGCTATCCTAATCTCTTGGATGATGACTGGCTTTGGGGCGGATCAATGGAAGACATCCATACAACGATTGCCCATGGTATCCGCAATGAGGAAAGCGATGACGCGCGCTACTCTGAAATGCCTGCCTTCGGTCGTGATGAGCTGCTGGAGAAGGACGAGATCAGCCAGGTCGTCAACTACGTGATGTCGCTGTCCGGCGAGGCGCAGGATGCCTCTCAGGTTGCGGCCGGGTCGGTTATTTTTGCAGATAACTGCGCCTCTTGCCATGCTGAGGACGGCACAGGAGACCGCGAACAAGGCGCGCCAAACTTGGCGGATGCGATTTGGCTTTATGGCGGTGATTACGCCACTTTGACCGAGACCGTGCATAATTCGCGCTACGGTGTGATGCCGAACTGGAATACCCGCCTCACAGAGGCGCAGGTTCGCGCCGTGACCGCCTATGTCCACCAACTGGGTGGCGGCGAATAA
- a CDS encoding CcoQ/FixQ family Cbb3-type cytochrome c oxidase assembly chaperone, with the protein MDIYTLLREFADSWMLLFLFVFFLAVVVWAFRPGSTKVYKDTANIPFRHEDKPAPEMGKAKEARS; encoded by the coding sequence ATGGACATTTATACTCTGCTTCGGGAATTCGCCGACAGCTGGATGCTGCTCTTCCTGTTTGTGTTCTTTCTGGCCGTGGTGGTCTGGGCGTTTCGCCCCGGCAGCACCAAGGTTTACAAGGATACCGCTAACATCCCCTTCCGGCATGAAGACAAACCCGCCCCAGAAATGGGTAAAGCCAAGGAGGCGCGGTCATGA
- the ccoS gene encoding cbb3-type cytochrome oxidase assembly protein CcoS — protein MSVLSYLIPISLFLGGIGLVGFLYTVRSNQYDDPEGDARRILNDEWDDHPKP, from the coding sequence ATGAGCGTTCTGTCCTATTTGATACCGATTTCGCTGTTCCTGGGGGGCATTGGCCTTGTTGGGTTTCTCTATACCGTGCGGTCAAATCAATATGACGACCCAGAAGGGGACGCGCGCCGAATCCTGAATGATGAGTGGGATGATCACCCAAAGCCTTGA
- a CDS encoding FixH family protein, translating to MTEDKPTRQFTGWHMLMVFGGAFSVIIGVNIALAVNAVRTFPGLEVKNSYVASQSFDARRDAQQALGWSVYASAVGDQVKLEVTDADGAPVEVAALRATLGRATHVKDDQTPDFRFDGTAYVAPAELSAGNWNIRMVARAEDGTEFTQRVILHVAR from the coding sequence ATGACCGAGGACAAGCCAACACGCCAATTCACCGGCTGGCATATGTTGATGGTTTTTGGCGGTGCCTTCAGCGTGATCATCGGCGTCAATATTGCGCTGGCGGTCAATGCGGTTCGCACCTTTCCGGGGCTTGAAGTGAAGAACAGCTATGTCGCCAGCCAGAGCTTTGATGCCCGCCGCGATGCGCAGCAGGCACTGGGCTGGTCGGTCTATGCCTCGGCTGTCGGCGATCAAGTGAAACTGGAAGTCACCGATGCCGATGGTGCCCCGGTTGAGGTCGCCGCGTTGCGCGCGACCCTTGGCCGTGCGACCCATGTGAAGGACGACCAGACACCTGATTTTCGGTTCGACGGCACGGCTTATGTCGCCCCTGCAGAGTTGAGCGCTGGAAACTGGAACATCCGAATGGTCGCGCGGGCGGAGGACGGTACGGAGTTTACGCAGCGTGTCATCCTGCATGTGGCGCGGTAA
- a CDS encoding heavy metal translocating P-type ATPase, whose amino-acid sequence MSTAVRPQLAACPGCVAAPNGTIEQAPTEARLALSLPSIHCQACISTVERGLNAVPGVRSARVNLTLKRALIEADPEVRALDLVPVLERLGFEAHELNLAALNATQTDQAGRELLMRLAVAFFASMNVMLLSISVWSGASDATRDMFHWISAAITFPAILFAGQPFFRNAWQALRVGRLNMDVPIVLAIVLALLTSLWETSLSGEHAYFDAALTLTFFLLAGRYLDHRTRAVARSAAEELAALEVPRALRLDSAGQPVEVAVADLVIDDHILVRPGGRMPVDGVVLEGQSELDRSLLTGETLPVFAEAGSLISAGEVNLTGPLVVGATAVGTQSSLHQLADLVAIAESGRSRYTSLADRAAKLYAPGVHILSALAFLGWYLFTFDLRVALNIAAAVLIITCPCALGLAVPAVTTAASGRLFKKGMLIKHSTALERLAEVDTVVFDKTGTLTNGTPQCDDFALLSPQDQQLAYALALGSDHPLSAAICRAAEQAGVRPAVVTGLQEVTGFGTEASYHDRQVRLGRAAWVGAEPGAKTAAYLDSGAGRAQALTFSDSLRPGAAEAVEALQKANKNVWLISGDTEGAVRDLAERLKIQHWIASALPQDKSDCVAELSEQGQRVLMVGDGLNDTAALAAAHVSISPASALDAARVASDIVLLGQDLAPIAEACVVAQKATYRIRENFRIATLYNVIAVPLAVAGLATPLVAALAMSTSSITVSLNALRLR is encoded by the coding sequence ATGAGCACCGCCGTCCGCCCCCAGCTTGCTGCCTGTCCGGGCTGCGTTGCTGCACCAAATGGTACAATAGAGCAGGCGCCAACGGAGGCGCGTCTGGCGCTGTCACTGCCTAGCATCCACTGTCAGGCCTGTATCTCAACCGTTGAGCGCGGACTGAACGCGGTGCCGGGCGTGCGGAGCGCGCGGGTGAATCTCACACTGAAACGCGCGCTGATTGAGGCGGACCCCGAGGTGCGCGCCTTGGATCTGGTGCCGGTGCTGGAGCGCCTGGGGTTCGAGGCGCATGAGTTGAACCTCGCCGCGCTGAATGCAACCCAGACAGATCAGGCCGGTCGTGAGCTATTGATGCGGTTGGCTGTTGCCTTCTTTGCCTCCATGAACGTGATGCTGCTGTCGATTTCGGTCTGGTCCGGGGCGAGCGACGCAACCCGCGATATGTTCCATTGGATCTCTGCGGCGATCACCTTCCCGGCAATCCTGTTCGCTGGGCAGCCGTTCTTCCGCAATGCCTGGCAGGCCCTGCGGGTGGGGCGGTTGAATATGGACGTGCCGATTGTTCTGGCAATTGTTCTGGCCCTGCTGACTTCCCTGTGGGAGACGTCCCTTTCCGGAGAGCATGCGTATTTCGATGCAGCGCTGACGTTGACCTTCTTCCTGCTGGCCGGGCGGTATCTGGATCATCGCACCCGCGCGGTCGCTCGGTCCGCTGCGGAGGAACTGGCCGCCTTGGAGGTGCCGCGTGCACTGCGTCTGGATTCGGCGGGACAACCGGTGGAAGTGGCGGTCGCAGATCTGGTCATTGATGATCATATTCTTGTGCGTCCCGGTGGGCGAATGCCCGTGGATGGCGTCGTGCTGGAGGGGCAGTCTGAACTGGACCGATCCCTGCTGACTGGCGAAACGCTGCCGGTTTTTGCAGAGGCAGGCAGTCTGATTTCGGCAGGTGAAGTCAATCTGACCGGTCCGCTCGTCGTGGGTGCCACAGCTGTTGGAACACAAAGCTCGCTGCATCAATTGGCCGATCTGGTTGCTATCGCTGAATCTGGCCGTTCGCGTTACACCTCGCTCGCGGATCGCGCGGCCAAACTGTATGCGCCAGGGGTGCACATCCTTTCGGCCTTGGCCTTCCTGGGCTGGTATCTCTTTACCTTTGATCTGCGCGTGGCGCTGAATATTGCCGCAGCCGTATTGATTATTACCTGTCCATGTGCGTTGGGTCTGGCGGTTCCGGCGGTGACCACCGCTGCCTCAGGTCGGTTGTTCAAAAAAGGCATGCTGATCAAACATTCCACCGCGCTCGAGCGGCTGGCAGAAGTCGATACGGTGGTTTTTGATAAGACTGGAACGCTGACCAATGGCACGCCGCAGTGTGACGATTTCGCCCTGCTGTCACCTCAGGATCAACAGCTTGCCTATGCATTGGCACTGGGATCAGATCATCCGCTGTCGGCAGCTATCTGCCGCGCAGCAGAGCAGGCGGGGGTTCGGCCCGCTGTCGTTACCGGATTGCAAGAGGTAACGGGTTTTGGCACCGAAGCATCATACCATGATCGGCAGGTGCGTCTGGGGCGTGCTGCGTGGGTCGGTGCGGAACCAGGGGCCAAAACGGCGGCTTATCTGGACAGCGGCGCGGGGCGGGCACAGGCGTTGACGTTCTCTGATAGCTTGCGCCCTGGTGCGGCTGAGGCTGTCGAGGCCTTGCAGAAGGCGAACAAGAACGTCTGGCTGATCTCTGGTGACACTGAAGGCGCAGTTCGCGATCTGGCAGAACGCTTGAAAATCCAGCATTGGATTGCATCGGCGTTGCCACAGGACAAATCCGATTGTGTGGCTGAATTGTCAGAGCAGGGGCAGCGGGTGTTGATGGTCGGTGATGGCTTGAACGATACCGCCGCACTGGCAGCTGCACATGTGTCGATCTCACCTGCATCGGCGTTGGATGCTGCGCGCGTGGCCTCGGATATCGTGTTGTTGGGGCAGGATCTGGCCCCCATTGCCGAGGCCTGTGTTGTTGCGCAAAAAGCAACCTACCGCATCCGCGAGAACTTCCGTATCGCCACGCTCTACAACGTGATTGCGGTCCCTCTGGCAGTGGCCGGGTTGGCAACGCCATTGGTCGCAGCCTTGGCGATGTCGACCTCCTCCATTACTGTATCTCTAAATGCGTTGCGTCTGCGCTAA